The following are encoded together in the Mesoplodon densirostris isolate mMesDen1 chromosome 2, mMesDen1 primary haplotype, whole genome shotgun sequence genome:
- the GPR52 gene encoding G-protein coupled receptor 52, with protein MNESRWTEWRILNMSSGILNVSERHSCPLGFGHYSAVDVCIFETVVIVLLTFLIIAGNLTVIFVFHCAPLLHHYTTSYFIQTMAYADLFVGVSCLVPTLSLLHYSTGIHESLTCQVFGYIISVLKSVSMACLACISVDRYLAITKPLSYNQLVTPCRLRICIVLIWIYSCLIFLPSFFGWGKPGYHGDIFEWCATSWLTSVYFTGFIVCLLYAPAAFVVCFTYFHIFTICRQHTKEINDRRARFPSHEVAASGETGHSPDRRYAMVLFRITSVFYMLWLPYIIYFLLESSRVLDNPTLSFLTTWLAISNSFCNCVIYSLSNSVFRLGLRRLSETMCTSCMCVKDQEARDPQPRKRANSCSI; from the coding sequence ATGAATGAATCCAGGTGGACTGAATGGAGGATCCTGAACATGAGCAGTGGCATTTTGAATGTGTCCGAACGTCACTCTTGCCCACTTGGATTTGGCCACTACAGTGCGGTGGATGTCTGCATCTTCGAGACAGTTGTTATTGTCTTGCTGACATTTCTAATCATTGCTGGGAATTTAACGGTCATCTTTGTCTTTCACTGTGCTCCACTCTTACACCATTATACGACCAGCTATTTCATTCAGACAATGGCATATGCTGATCTTTTCGTTGGAGTTAGCTGCTTGGTTCCTACTCTCTCACTTCTCCACTACTCCACAGGTATCCACGAGTCACTGACTTGCCAGGTTTTTGGATATATCATCTCAGTTCTAAAAAGTGTTTCTATGGCATGTCTTGCTTGCATAAGTGTGGACCGCTATCTTGCAATTACCAAGCCTCTTTCCTACAATCAACTGGTCACCCCTTGtcgcctgagaatttgcattgttttaatcTGGATCTACTCTTGCCTAATTTTCTTGCCTTCCTTTTTTGGCTGGGGGAAACCTGGTTACCACGGTGACATTTTTGAATGGTGTGCCACCTCTTGGCTCACCAGTGTCTATTTTACTGGCTTTATTGTTTGTTTACTTTATGCTCCTGCTGCCTTTGTTGTCTGCTTCACTTACTTCCACATTTTCACAATTTGCCGGCAGCACACCAAAGAGATAAATGACCGGAGGGCCCGATTCCCTAGCCATGAAGTCGCTGCCTCTGGAGAGACTGGGCATAGCCCTGACCGTCGCTACGCCATGGTTTTGTTTCGGATAACCAGTGTGTTTTACATGCTCTGGCTCCCGTATATCATATACTTTCTTCTAGAAAGCTCCCGGGTCTTGGACAATCCAACACTGTCCTTCCTAACAACCTGGCTTGCTATAAGTAATAGTTTTTGTAACTGTGTAATATACAGCCTCTCCAACAGTGTTTTCCGGCTAGGCCTCCGAAGACTGTCCGAGACAATGTGCACGTCTTGTATGTGTGTGAAGGATCAGGAAGCACGAGACCCCCAACCTAGGAAACGGGCTAATTCCTGCTCTATTTGA